TTTTACCTGCTTTGCCCTAGTCTATGATTTCCTCCTCCGCCCCTCAGCCTCCTAAGACGGCTTCCTTGCTAAGTGCTGTTGTTATTGTGGCCTCGCTCGGCTACTTCGTTGACATCTACGACTTGGTACTATTTAGTATTGTGCGGGTGAAAAGTCTCAATGGTCTAGGTGTACTCGACCCAAGTCAAGTCACAGAGCAAGGCATTTACCTAATCGATATGCAGATGGGCGGCATGTTGATCGGAGGCATTCTGTGGGGCATTTTGGGTGATAAGCGGGGGCGTTTGTCGGTGCTATTCGGCTCTATTCTGATGTACTCGTTGGCGAATATTGCCAATGGCTTTGTGCAAACCGTGGATCAATATGCTTGGCTGCGCTTTATTGCGGGGGTGGGACTTGCCGGTGAGCTAGGTGCTGGCATCACGCTGGTAGCCGAGAGCTTGCCCAAAGAAAAACGAGGCTACGGAACCATGATCGTGGCCACCGTAGGCGTATCTGGGGCGATAGTAGCGTATTGGGTGGGTGAGCGGTTTGGCTGGCGCAACAGCTATTTTATTGGGGGTGGCCTAGGCTTGGCTTTGCTTGCCTTGCGCGTGGGGGTATTCGAATCGGGTATGTTTGAGCAGGCTAAGCGAGAAGATGTCGCCCGCGGCAACTTCTTCAGCTTGTTTACCAACAGCGAACGGCTAGGCCGGTACATACGCTGTTTGCTTATTGGCTCACCTTTCTGGTTTATCGTCGGCATTCTAATTACGCTGGCGCCTGAGTTCGGCAAGCACTTCGGTCTGCAAGGCTCAGTCACTGGCGGCTTGAGTATCTTCTGGTGCTACCTAGGTCTAACGATCGGAGACTTTGCCAGCGGTAGCCTCAGTCAGCTATTGCATAGCCGTAACCGCACACTACAAGTGTTCATTTTGGCTTCGCTCACGATGGTGGGCGTGTACTTGTTTGGGCTGCATGGGGCGAGCACTACGATGTTTTACACCGTTTGCTTTTTGCTAGGCCTAGCAGGAGGCTTCTGGGCTTTGTTTGTGACCGTATCGGCCGAGCAGTTTGGCACCAACCTGCGCGCCACTGTTGCTACCACGGCACCCAACTTTGCCCGCGGCGCCATTGTGCTTATTAATCCGACGTTCAAGGCGCTACAAGGGTCGCTTAGCATTGTGGGTGCGGCGGCATTTATTGGGTCCGTTTTGCTGCTCTTGGCCTTCTGGAGTGCCAGCACTTTGCCGGAGAGCTATGGCAAAGACCTTGATTTTCAGGAGGTATAAAGATTTACCCCCAACCTCCGAGGCAGGCTAGCCGTATTAGGACCAAATACTCTTGACCAGACCCTCACTCATGAAAAAGATAACTTTCCTGCTGACAGTTGCTGCGCTAACCTCTCTCAGCACCATCGCTCGTGCCCAAACCACGAGAGTAGATAGCGTTCAACAGCAAACTGCTAACTCGAAGGCCCTCTACGACGCGCAGAAAGACCAGGCTGACGCCAGCAAACGGTCG
This Hymenobacter sp. GOD-10R DNA region includes the following protein-coding sequences:
- a CDS encoding MFS transporter — translated: MISSSAPQPPKTASLLSAVVIVASLGYFVDIYDLVLFSIVRVKSLNGLGVLDPSQVTEQGIYLIDMQMGGMLIGGILWGILGDKRGRLSVLFGSILMYSLANIANGFVQTVDQYAWLRFIAGVGLAGELGAGITLVAESLPKEKRGYGTMIVATVGVSGAIVAYWVGERFGWRNSYFIGGGLGLALLALRVGVFESGMFEQAKREDVARGNFFSLFTNSERLGRYIRCLLIGSPFWFIVGILITLAPEFGKHFGLQGSVTGGLSIFWCYLGLTIGDFASGSLSQLLHSRNRTLQVFILASLTMVGVYLFGLHGASTTMFYTVCFLLGLAGGFWALFVTVSAEQFGTNLRATVATTAPNFARGAIVLINPTFKALQGSLSIVGAAAFIGSVLLLLAFWSASTLPESYGKDLDFQEV